In the Oligoflexus sp. genome, CGGCAATTCCCGAGCAACCGACTTTGCGTGAACATAAAACCGAGGTGGTCCTTTACAAGTGGAAGAAAAAGCGCTTTGAACTGATCAAGGAAGCGGCTGTCGGTTATCAATCACCCGTGACGACCTGGAAGGAAGCCAAGGGTCTGGCCTGTCCTGATCTGGTGTTCCCGAACCAGAATGATCATGATTACGTGAAGGTCGTGCTGGATCCTGTCAGCTACAAGAATGCTGCCGCGCATCTGCAGGCGATTCAAAGCCCGATGCAGCGCATCATGGTTTGGAATGCGATTTCGGATATGATTCTGACCACGGATATTTCGCTGAAGGATTACACCCGTTTTGTGGTGCAGCAGCTGCCCTTGGAAAAGGATTATGAAGTGCTGCGGGCTATCGACGGCAAGGTCGGTCGTGATCTTCTCGGTTATGTGGAATGGATTCCTGAAAAAACTGTGAAGCAGGAGATCCTGAATGAGCTGATCCAGGCTTATGAAGGTACTCTGAAGTCGTCCCTCCCTGCGGATAGCAAAAAAGTTCAGTGGGGAACCTATCGCCAGCTTCTGACCATGGCGGGCCGCACGGATACGCTTCTGAGTCTTTGGAACGGCAAGACTTCGTTCCCCGGTGTTGTGATCGATCAGGATGAGCGCTGGGGACTTTTGGAAGCTTTGAGTGACCTGGGTCATAAAGAGGTTCTGGGCTGGGCCGATGCTGAAAAGCAAAAGGATCCGACCAGCATGGGCCAACGCCGCTACCTTGCGGTAAAAGCCTCCTTCCCCGATTACGATCAGAAGATGAAGATGCTGGAGCCGATCGTCAAAGGCGAGCGGATTTCCGGTGCCGAGCGTTATGCGATCATGGGGAACCTTTTCCCGGCCACGCAGCGCGATCTTCTGAAACGCTACGAGCCGACCTATCGCCAGCAGGTGGACAGCCTCGTGTCGAAGGCTGAGCCCGGTGTGGCCCGCTCTTATGTGATGAGCCTTTTGCCCACGAGCTGCGATAACAGCACTCTGCCTTTGATTGATGAGCTTTTGGCCAGGCCTTACCCTCAGGCGATCAATGATGGGCTGAAGGTGGCGAAGCAGAATAATGAACGCTGCCAGAAGGTGATGATGCGGCTCCTGAGCAGCCGTCAGGGATAGATAGGAACGTTCGCCCGCCGCTGACCTTTTGCCAGACGACAACGTGGAGCCGCCCTTTTTAAAGTGACCAGGATTTTTACACCTGACGCAACCAGGGCGGTGGTGGCGTCAGGTACTATCCTGAAATTCAAAAGCAAAATGCAAGCACGCTTTATGCTCTTATAAGGGGGTGACGGCGCGGGCCGTCTTTATTCCTGACTAGAAAGGTCGCTCCATGCTGTTGAATCTGCTGTTGTCCTCCTGCGTATTGATGCTGTCTCTGGTTGCTTGCGATGAAAAAGACTCAAAAAATCCCGAGGCCCCTCGACCACGGACCGAAATTCCGTTGAACACACAGGCTGAACTTGTCGGGGTGTGGTCGCACTGTAATCCCGCCACTGAAAATACCAGCACCTCTGGTACGTATACATTTACGGCTGAAGGTGGGCTCCTGTTCAAATCAACTGCTTTTCAAGCTTTGGACTGTCAAGGCGAAGGTAAAGAACTCCTTGTCCTTGAGGGGCAGTACCTTGTTGGGCAAAGTAATGCCCTCGATCTGACGTTTGGTAAGGGCAAGGCGCAAACCACCGTTTATCGAGTTTTCTCGGTTCAGGGCAAGCGTCTTTTGATCTCAAACAATGCCGTCGTTGGCAGCACTGCTGAAAATAGAGACTGGGACCTTGGTGGCGAAGCTCTGGTTTTAAATAAACTTGAATTATGAGATCGAGTCTTCGGGTGTCGTGGCTTCGCTGCGACGTCACCCGAAGGGTGAGTTGACGAGCTTAAGGATTCGCCTGAATAATCTTAACCCGCTGCGCATCCCCGCCCACACAATCGAAAAGCTGAGCGCCGGCTCCATCGGCCTTGGAAATAGCTTCGATATCCATACAGCGATTGCTGCTGAGTTCACGGATAAACATAAAACCAGCGTCATCCGACTGCAGCGTGAAAAGGAACGAACCCTTATCCCCGCAAGTCGCCTGCACGACCCTGGTGCCGTTGGCTGTGCCGTTATCCTGAGCCACGAGGCATTTGCCAGTGACGAGGTTTTGTATCCAGTTGCCGCCCGTCCGTTCGATCAGGCGAAATTTTTGAATATTGGAGAAATTGCAGGGCAACTGCCGCAGGCGAGCCCCGTTCTGATCGCTGCTGTTTTCGACCTGCAGGCACTTGGAGCTGTGCTTATACTGAAGGCTGAAACCGAGGAGGTCAGTCTTCAGCTGATCTATGGCTTTCTTGCTTTCCTCTTCGTTCCTTTTCAATTCTTCCTCGGTCGCAGCAATGCGATCATTCGCATCCTTGACCTGAGCTTCCAGCGCACCGACATCCGCGGTCTCGCTTTCGGGGATTTCGTTGCGATTGCTGCGGCAGCCGAGAGCGGCAAAGACCAGGAGGGTGATCCCGATAAGGGCCGGAAAGCTTTGCATAAATTTACTCCCTTTTCTCTCGTGGTTACCGGAGAGTTTTGCAAAGGCGAAGCCAGTTTCATCCTTCGAAAATGATTCGGGGTTGGTCTGTTTGGAGTGCCTAAGAGAAGGGGACCGACCAGATTCCTGACACTGCGTTCAGGGATTCCGAAGACGAGTTCCCTGGGGGGAAAGCTGGCAGGACTGGGGACAGCTGCAAAGCCGCCATCCCCCACACAAGGTTCAGGGTTCAATAGCCAAATCGAGCCAGGAAAGCTCGTGAATCACTGGTATTCAGATCCACATAGGACGCTTCACCGCGGGCGAAAAGTCCGCCGGTGCCGCCGCCGGATGCGACGCCGATGAGTTCGCCCTCACGGAACATGGGACCACCGGAATCACCCTGGCCAGCCGATGCCGCTTCGCCTGTGGCGCCACCGGACTTGTCTTTGACTTCGCCGGTGATGTTGATGAAGCCGTTCGATACGTCCGCGATCTTGTTGCGACCGACGCGTTTCAGATCGTCACCTTTTTTGCCGAAGGTCGACATATCATAGTAACCATAACCTACGATCTCGATGGCTTCGCCTTTGAAAGGGGCCACGCGGCTGATGCGGGCTTCACCGCGAGGGCGTTCGCTTGCGGCCTTGTCTTCCGTTTTCAGGATCGCGAGATCGTAACGATTGTAGCCTTTCTTCGCTTCCCACTGCTTATTGCGATAGACTTCCACGACGCGGGTGATGAGCGCGGTTTTTTTCGGCATCGTGCTGTGATCGGTGACTTCAAAGACCATGATCTCGGCATCGCTGACTTTGCCTTCAGCATCGGATGGACCTTCACCCGTGCAATGCGCGGCGGTGAGGATCGTGTTTTTGCCGATCCAGGTGCCGGTGCAGGTCGAGCCGCCTTTCAGCTGGCCGTTCTGATAAACGCGGCGGTAAAGGTTCACGACCTCGGGGCGATCGCTCTCCTGAATGATTTCCCCGTTGGTGACTTTGAGCTCACTCCGCGGCGCCTCACCACAAGCTGCTAATGCCAAAAGACTGCTAAAGACGGTCAAGGAAATGGATCGCATAATCCCCTCTTAAATTTTTTTGAATGTCGGCGGAAAGTCCTAGACCGTCTTAGCAAAGAATATCTGTCGACAGCAAGTCGGCTCAAAAGCCCTGCTTACGCAGCCAGGTCAAATCAAGTTCGACATCCCGTATGACCCGGGGCGAAATGGTGATGTCGCGATCTTCAAGATAGCTAAAATTATGAAAGTCAAATCGCAGATCATTCATCTTGTGGCAGGATACGCAGGAGGTATTCGGTACGAGCAGCTTTTCGCGATCCCTGACGGCTGGAGTCAGACGGTCGATATCATTGATGCGCAGCATGACGTTCGCGGCCAGCTCTTCGGCATCATTCGATCCGTTCAAAAGATCATAGAGGCTATCATCATCACGGCTCTGGGACCCGCGCATGGAGGGACCAAGGTCCGCCAGCACGCGGCCGTCCACAGGCGAAAGGATGCGGATGGGTTCCGGGATCAAACGGGATTTTTCGGCGCGAAAGGAGAGAAAGACCCACTCATCCAGATGGGCTGGTTCGCGACCTTCCGGCAGCGAGAAGGCGGTCAGGAAACGCAGGTCAGCGGGACTGGTCCAGCGATTCAAAAAGGCACTGAGCCGTTGACCGAAGGCCTTTTGCAGGCTGGAATCCTCCGCTTCTGGACGGATGCCGAAGCCTTCGAAGGCACGCCGGGAGAGCGAGGGATCACGCAGACTCCGCACGGCGGGAAGGAGTTCTTTCAGAACGCGTTCGCGGGCGGCGCGGAATTCCTGGAAGGCCTCCGCTGACAAGGTTTTGCCGCTGGACAAAGTCTGGATGGAAGCCTGGACCCGCGCGGCTTCCGCGGCATTCAGAAAGCGGTCGGGTTCGACCGGATAAAGCGCATGCACGGCGCGATCATCGCCGGCATTTTCCATATAGCGTTCATGCAGACGGATTTTTCTTTGAACGGGCTGCCACACCAGACGAATTTCCGGCCAGCAGTTTTGATCGGCCGCGCGTGGCGTCTGTCCAAGGGGCGCACAGGGCGCGATGCGCAGGGAGATCAGCTGCCAGTCCGTGTAGGGACTCTCATAGTCCAAAGCGGAGCCCACGCTTGTCTGACTGAAACCCTGCGATACAGATTGATACCAGGTCCGCGGGAAGAGGGAGTCGCGCGGAACGTCCCGAAAAGCCATGGGCAGTGCGATCGCCAGATCCTTGGCGGCCAAGGGCTCCTGGGTTTGAGCGCTTAATGTGGGAGCGAGCCAGGACAGGCCGGATATGAGAACGAGACTTTTCCAGGACATACGCGTTTCCTTATGACAGGTCGGATGTAAGTGCCCCGAGTCTGCCGTCCTGTAGACAAATTTTCCAGTGAGAGATAAAGATTTTTGATGAAAACTAGGCGTGGGCCAAATTTTCCGGCATAATAGCTCGTCTTTTTTTATCACTTCAGGATGGATCGCTCTCTATGATGGAACTCCTTAGCTCCCCGGAAGCCTGGCTCAGTCTTGTGACCCTGACGGCCATGGAAATCGTACTTGGTGTCGACAACATCATCTTCATTTCAATCCTGTCGTCGCGTTTGCCTCCGGCTGACCGGGACAAAGGCCGCCGCCTGGGTCTCATGGGTGCTTTCGTGTCGCGGCTCCTTCTGCTTCTGACAATTTCCTGGATCGTGGGTCTGGTGCATCCCCTCTTTGAAGTGGCGGGGCATCCGGTGTCGGGTAAGTCGATTATTCTTTTCTTCGGCGGACTCTTTCTGATCTGGAAGGCGACCAAGGAGATTCACGGGAAGCTTGAGGGCGATGAAGAAGAGCATGATATCAAAGGCACGGTGACCCTTGGGAGCGTTTTGGTGCAGATCGCGCTTCTGGATATCGTCTTCTCGCTGGATTCCGTGATTACAGCGGTGGGCATGAGTCAGCATATTTCGATCATGGTCGCAGCCAATGTGATTGCTTTGGGTGTGATGATCTTTACGAGCAAGGCGATCA is a window encoding:
- a CDS encoding RICIN domain-containing protein; protein product: MQSFPALIGITLLVFAALGCRSNRNEIPESETADVGALEAQVKDANDRIAATEEELKRNEEESKKAIDQLKTDLLGFSLQYKHSSKCLQVENSSDQNGARLRQLPCNFSNIQKFRLIERTGGNWIQNLVTGKCLVAQDNGTANGTRVVQATCGDKGSFLFTLQSDDAGFMFIRELSSNRCMDIEAISKADGAGAQLFDCVGGDAQRVKIIQANP
- a CDS encoding S1 family peptidase, encoding MRSISLTVFSSLLALAACGEAPRSELKVTNGEIIQESDRPEVVNLYRRVYQNGQLKGGSTCTGTWIGKNTILTAAHCTGEGPSDAEGKVSDAEIMVFEVTDHSTMPKKTALITRVVEVYRNKQWEAKKGYNRYDLAILKTEDKAASERPRGEARISRVAPFKGEAIEIVGYGYYDMSTFGKKGDDLKRVGRNKIADVSNGFINITGEVKDKSGGATGEAASAGQGDSGGPMFREGELIGVASGGGTGGLFARGEASYVDLNTSDSRAFLARFGY
- a CDS encoding TerC family protein encodes the protein MMELLSSPEAWLSLVTLTAMEIVLGVDNIIFISILSSRLPPADRDKGRRLGLMGAFVSRLLLLLTISWIVGLVHPLFEVAGHPVSGKSIILFFGGLFLIWKATKEIHGKLEGDEEEHDIKGTVTLGSVLVQIALLDIVFSLDSVITAVGMSQHISIMVAANVIALGVMIFTSKAISNFVERHPTIKMLALSFLIMIGLVLVADAAGLHIPKGYIYFAMAFSVAVEMLNLRTASKKKKKAVKAK